One Cydia pomonella isolate Wapato2018A chromosome 14, ilCydPomo1, whole genome shotgun sequence DNA segment encodes these proteins:
- the LOC133524768 gene encoding uncharacterized protein LOC133524768 gives MEYQNMSFEREVPTEWPFQQFRNEILKMTLRATLHHSADQQVILTTNNVSALLTSNETGTRYIFRKIEELPDEFFQMHLIIPSEIMMLFNGETSLIPIEAENLGFHSRNLERRREITIAVPNFRRILEMRNIVGNQIYRSAFMSAYQNIGIMEC, from the exons ATGGAGTACCAGAACATGAGTTTTGAACGTGAAGTACCGACCGAATGGCCTTTCCAACAATttcgaaatgaaattttaaaaatgacgtTGAGAGCGACTTTACATCACTCAGCAGATCAACAAGTTATTTTGACTACAAATAATGTTTCTGCACTGCTAACATCAAACGAAACGGGGACCAGatacatttttagaaaaattGAAGAGTT gcCTGATGAGTTTTTCCAAATGCATTTAATAATACCGTCAGAAATTATGATGCTTTTTAACGGAGAAACAAGCCTGAT ACCAATAGAAGCTGAGAATTTGGGATTCCATTCCCGTAATTTGGAAAGGCGAAGAGAAATCACTATCGCTGTACCAAATTTCAGAAGGATTCTTGAAATGAGAAATATTGTTGGAAATCAAATTTACCGATCCGCTTTCATGTCAGCGTATCAGAATATTGGGATTATGGA GTGCTGA
- the LOC133524767 gene encoding sal-like protein 1, translated as MKPGKSGAGAKKKKPYYLNEVMQFTLPFIKLSTESVSGNLVSPPINETNQPDVYDDITDDEDGSQSILANFNNSHTSINQISTEHEPIPSPQSPTVPTPSPQSRPLPTPSPHLSTASEPTPSPASMTSNLSSKKKTRKTKNSVDECIVDYFKAKQAKAETAEDLAQNPKTMFLLSLLPDLELEPMSDSQMRKFKRGVMQLIDEILEDKPKPTTTASVADSNITLYYETIGQDFTTPVVNNI; from the coding sequence atgaaACCCGGTAAAAGCGGAGCTGGAGCAAAAAAGAAGAAACCATATTACTTAAATGAGGTGATGCAGTTCACGTTgccatttattaaattatcaacAGAGTCGGTTTCTGGGAACCTAGTCAGCCCACCAATCAACGAAACGAATCAACCTGACGTTTATGATGATATCACCGATGATGAAGATGGATCGCAATCAATACTGGCCAATTTTAACAATTCACATACATCTATTAATCAGATAAGTACAGAACATGAACCAATTCCATCACCACAGTCACCGACAGTGCCGACGCCTTCGCCACAATCTCGACCATTGCCAACGCCATCGCCACATTTATCAACAGCATCAGAGCCGACGCCATCACCGGCATCGATGACTTCAAACCTttcttcgaaaaaaaaaacccgcaAAACAAAAAACTCCGTGGATGAATGCATTGTTGATTACTTTAAGGCTAAACAAGCTAAGGCAGAAACAGCTGAAGATCTTGCACAAAATCCAAAAACAATGTTTCTGCTCAGCTTATTGCCCGATCTAGAACTAGAACCTATGTCCGACAGCCAAATGAGAAAATTTAAACGAGGTGTTATGCAATTAATAGACGAAATTCTGGAGGATAAGCCTAAGCCTACTACAACAGCTTCAGTAGCAGACTCaaatattactttatattatGAAACAATTGGACAAGATTTCACCACACCTGTTGTCAATAAtatttga